The genomic window GTACACATAGGTCAGCTTCACATTTGATGAATGAAAGTCTGCGAGAAAATATTGCACTGAAAGAATGTGTTAGGCCAGCATTGTGCACTGAAAGAATGTGTTAGGCCAGCATTGTGTTGAATTGCTTACATATAGGTTGTCTCTGCATAGTTATTCTTAACAACCCTCAGTGGACTGGAAATATGGCGGATTGAGAAGTTGCAAGCGGTTCCTGTTCCCAGAGAATCACATGGAAAGTTTTTCGCAGGAGATTCCTACATAATACTAAAGGTACTACCACTCCTTCTCAAATTATAGGCTCGCCCAAGTCCATGATTAGTTCTGTTGTTCAGAGCTGTTTGATGTCAGCAATTCAACTGGTCTCATCCCTTCATTTTTATAAACTTGTAACCTTACTAAATATCGATTTATCCTGCATCTTTTCTTACCATAATGATGCTTTCCTTTATACTTGAAGGAATTATTTccctttctatttttatttatttctgcaTATTATGTATGCAACATAATAATGTTGATGCTAATGTCATCAGCGTAATGATGTTGATTAAGACTAATAATTATTTTGTCATTGCCATTGGAACAGACAACTGCCCGTAAAAATGGTTCTTTTCAGCATGATATCCATTATTGGCTTGGTAAAGATACCAGTCAGGTATGCTATTAACTTTTAAGCTTTCATCCTTTTGTCGATACCCTAGCTAATGAAATAGCAAACTTATTTGTTGCATTTTAATTAATGAACAGGATGAATCTGGTACAGCTGCAATCAAGACTGTGGAATTGGATGTTGCTCTTGGCGGACGTGGTGTTCAATACCGTGAAGTACAGGGAAATGAGACTGAGAAATTTCTTTCCTACTTTAAACCCTGTATTATACCAGAGGAAGGTGGGATTGCATCTGGTTTCAGGCACACTGAAATCAATGAACGGGAGCATGTAACACGATTATTTGTCTGCAGAGGAAAGCATACAGTCCATGTCAAAGAGGTGGATACTTTTTTCTGTGTTCCCTGTAGTTTTTTTCTGCATGTATTTGTCACTCTGTTCTTTAATGGTGATGACTACCAAATATGTATGTCACATTGCGCTTTTCctcaacaggttccttttgcaagaTCATCACTCAACCATGATGACATATTTATTTTAGATACAAAGTCCAAGATATTCCAATTCAATGGATCGAATTCTAGTATTCAGGAGAGGGCTAAAGCCCTTGAGGTTGTGCAATATCTCAAAGACACCAACCATGAAGGAAAATGTGATGTAGCTGCAGTTGGTAAGTTCACTCTTCAAAAAACACTTCTTAAATGTACAAAGTAATTTTTTTCTTCCAGGATTATAATTTACTCTTTCAAACAGAGGATGGAAAGTTGATGGCAGACGCTGATGCTGGTGAATTCTGGGGTCTCTTTGGGGGATTTGCTCCTCTTCCCCGAAAGACCTTTTCTGAGCCTAATGGAAAAGATACTGCTTTCCCTCCAAAGCTGCTCTGGTAATATATCACTGGAAATAAATCCCAGAAATCTCATTTCTTCTACTCAATGCACTCTCTTCTAAACACGTGGTTCTGTTGTGTATCTGTTTTCCCTTCTGATACAATATTCTATTCTTTGATATTTTCAGGGTCAACAAGGGCCAAACAGTTTCTGTGGATTGTGAAGTTCTAACAAAAGCGCTGCTAGACTCAACAAAATGCTACCTTCTGGATTGCGGATCTGAAATTTATGTCTGGATGGGCAGAGAAACAGCGCTCGAAGATCGGAAACAAGCAGGATTGGCAGCTGAGGTAACATTTTCTCCTTTCTGCTTCTGAACAGGACGATTTTGATGGTTGATTATAATTTACAAGCTCAAATTAATGTCTTGCCATACATTATTCAGAAATTCTGGTTCATAGCCATTATTAATTGGTTACCACAACTTAAGAAAAGATAGACATGCCATCACTATGCTGATGTACCAAACATTTTGTTTCTGGAACTGTGGCGGCGTATTGCTTTGGTTAGGCCCATTTGTAATTTGATTTTTGCGTTGGCAAGTATCCACTTTTCCATGATGGTGTATTGTCACTTCTGTAGGAATTACTTCGTGAAGGAGATCGACCAAAATCGCACATTATTCGTCTCATGGAAGGATTTGAGACGGTTATATTCCGATCAAAGTTTAATAAATGGCCCAAGAAAGCTGAGGCAGTTGTGTCAGATGAGAGCAGAGGAAAAGTTGCAGGTTAGCATTGATGGTTATTTTTGTTATTAGTCACGGTTATTATTGTTTATTTTTCTTATCACTATTAAAACTTGTCGACACATCAATTTCCTTTTGTAGCCCTTCTTAAACGCCAAGGATTTAATGTTAAGGCTGTAGCAAAATCTGCTCCTGTGAAGGAAGAGCCTCTACCTCAGATTGACTGCACAGGGAACTTGCAGGTCAGTTGAATTTCCTTTTTTGCTAATGGTTTTGCAACCAGACCCAAAACAGTTATTGCTGTCGCATTCTTGTTTGTTGAACTGTTGTGAGAAAAACACTTGTACCATGGAACAAGATTGTTGCTAAAATTTCATTTCGACATACATAATTGAAGTTGACTAAGTCTTACAGGTTTGGCGCGTAAATGACAGTGAAAAGACTTTCCTTTCATTCTCTGAACAATGCAAATTCTACAGTGGAGATTGCTATATCTTCCAATATAGCTACCCTGGTGATGATGGGGAGGAATGTCTTGTTGGTACTTGGTTTGGAAAAAAGAGTATTGAGGTAATCTTTAACATTTACTATCTTCTGTCGTAGCATGTTCCTGAACAGTATGCTTAACAGTCACCCAAATGTACTAGATAGATGACTGATTAAGAGGAATCAGTGAATAGTGACTTATCTTGCCTCCCGGGTTTGTTTTCTCTTTGAACAGTAGAGCATAATCTACTAGATTTATGACAGCAATCACTCTGTCCTTTGCGAATTTGGATATATTTTCGCCATGCTGTGCAAACCAGTACTGTATCGATGATGCCTCGTGCTATTTTAAGTGCAAATGTATTTAGCATTCTTTTGTAATGAGAATATGGGGGTGCCACATTTGTATTCTCAAGCTCTAAAGCTGGTGAATAATTATCTAAACACATGTTTTGTCTTGGTGAGGACAGGAGGAGAGGGCTGCAGCCACTTCACTTGCTAATAAGATGGTTGAGTCTCTAAAATTCCAGGCAGTTCTGGTAAATAAAAATCAGCTTTGTTTGAGACATAAAGATCCGTAAAATCTTGCTTGACTCTCGATCTCAATAATCTGGTTATCACAGGTTCGCCTTTATGAAGgaaaggagcccattgagtttttcCCAATATTTCAGAATTTGGTTATATTCAAGGTCAGCCTTCACTAATTTGTTTGGTTAAGCTTCACTGTGCTACCTTTTGCCAGACATATCATTCTGGTGCACACATTTACACTTCTTTTGGAAAAAACTCAATAACACAGGGTGGTGCTAGTACTGGGTATAAGAAGTTCGTCTCGGAAAATGGCATTCAAGATGATTCATATTCAGAAAATGGGGTTGCACTGTTCCGGGTTCAAGGTTCAGGACCAGATAATATGCAAGCAATTCAAGTTGATGCGGTACTTTCTGTTTCGATCTATTTTCACTGCACAGGGCATTATGTTTATGCTATGACCACTTCTTTTTGTAACTAATGCTAGACCACTTTTTTAGCCCATATTTGTACATGTTTAACTATGATATGGTTTTTCTTACCAGGTGGCACCATCTCTGAACTCTTCGTACTGTTACATACTGCATGATGGAGATACGGTGTTTACGTGGATTGGGAACCTAAGCTCGTCAATGGACCAAGAGCTCGCTGAGAGGCAACTAGATGTGATCAAGGTATGACTTATGAGAAATGCCCTTCAATATAATCATTTCATGCAAATGCATTTGATCGTTCATGTAGCTGTTGCCACATCAACTTGATTGACTTATATTCAATATGACAGTTTTTTTTATTTGTCAACCGTACATAACTTAAGTGTTCATGATCATCAGTGCGATTAAACATTTTTCCAAATAATATGGATACTATAGTCATCTATGTCATGTTAAACTTATTCATATTTTCTTGTTTCTTTGGTACATGACTATCTTGTACTACCAcagtccggaaatacttgtcatcaaaatggataaaaggggatgtatctagatgtattttagtcctagatacatctctttttatccattttgatgataagtattttcggacggagggagtactccctaAGTTTCTACTTACTCAGCGTATTAGATTTGTCAGAAGTCAAACTTAGTAAAGTTTGAACAaacttatattaaaaaatatcaacgtctacaataccaaataaatataatatgaaaatatatttcatgatgGATATAATTATATATATTTTGCATTGTGAATGTTAATAATATTTTgtgtaaacttggtcaaactttggaggttgacttcagacaaacctaatatgcagagtaaaaagaaacggagggagtacagtgTGATTTACATATTCATAAAACATAAATTATGTTTTCTGATTTTGCTGGTGCTTTTTCCACAATTTTTATGTAGTTATTGCAGTAAATATTTGCCATCTGACATATGTGCTTCCTAGTCATATCTGGCCAACTTCAGTATCACCTTAGATGCATGTTGTTGTGGTACTGTATGTTTGTACTTTATGCTAGCATGGTTTCAGTTCTGATTGCTCTGCTCTATCAATATACCAAAACTTCGATTATTCCCATCCTTCTCATCCAAAATATTATGTGCAGCCAAATCTCCAGTCCAGAATGCTCAAGGAAGGATCAGAATATGATCAGTTCTGGAAGATACTTGGAATAAAATCTGAGTACTCCAGCCAGAAGATTGCAAGAGATCCAGAAAGTGATGCTCATTTATTTTGTTGTACTTTTTTGAAAGGTAAGAAAGAGTTTATAAAATTTCTCGCATCCATTTGTCTTCATTATCATTCAGTATGTAATGTGCTTATCTGTGTTTTCCTTTTGAATCGGTATTCTCTGTGGCGTACATTGGGCTAATGAAGGGGTGCTTAAGGTGAGCAATTCTAAAGTACATATGTACTTTGACGAAAATAAGATAATGTGATGAAATTTAATGGCGGTCGCCTGATATTGCAGGTTAGAGAGATATTCAACTTCACACAAGATGATATGATGACGGAAGACATATTTATTTTGGACTGTCATTCATGTGTCTTTATATGGGTTGGACAAAATGTGGACACAAAAATACGTGCACAAGCTTTGAGCATTGGAGAGGTATGTGATAATTTCATGGTTTTCTGTGTGGAGAAAGCAAATTCCTTTTTTTAGTTTATGTTGGATTCATAAAACTTACTTTTCTGCCAGAAATTTCTAGAACTTGACATTCCAATGGAAAACTTATCACGAGAAACACCACTTTATGTCATCAATGAAGGAAGTGAGCCCCAATTTTTCACCAGGTTCTTCACTTGGGATTCTGCAAAAACAGCCGTAAGCCTTTTCCTTGTAGGTTTGTGTGTTTTCTCTTCCATGTAACTTCAGGAGCTAACCTCGTTGTGTTTTGTCTTATAAATCGTCTCAGATGCATGGCAACTCATTTGAAAGGAGGCTGTCTATATTGAAGGATGGAATAAAACCAAGAAGAGATGTAAGATTCCGTACCTTCTGATTTTATTTAACCTCCTAAAGTGTCTCTCAACCGGTATGTTAGGTGGTTGTGAACAAAGGCTAGCTTGGCTGCATCTGCATGTCCAGCATAGCTGTCGTATATTTCTCCCAAGTTATTGCAGCATTCCCCATTGGTACATTAGTAAGGCAAGGATATTGACTGGTGGTACTCATTAGTTACAACTCATTGAAATAACCTCATGATGCCATTGGTCATGCATGTTTGAGTGTCTATCATTTGCTAgttatttataatttttttgtATCAAACCCACAAAGATGCCCGGATAAAAATGCTATCTTCAGATGTAAAATTTGAGCGTTTAATGGACATTTTGTATTGTCTATAAACATACTAGGTGACTGATTGGCCTTATCGGGTGGCAAATGCATGCATTTTCATCAGCTCAATAGCCAAATATTTTTTCTCTTGGAGTAAGGTTAACTCTCGGTTATATAATTTGCAGAAACCTAAAAGAAGAACAACAACATCATCGCACACTGGAAGATCAAGTGTGCCTGATAAATCTCAGCGTAGAAGTACGTCTTTCAGCCCTGATCGTGTAAGAGTTAGAGGAAGGTCACCGGCATTCAATGCATTGGCTGCCACCTTTGAGAATTCAAATGCCCGAAATCTATCAACCCCTCCACCAGTTGCAAGAAAATCATTTTCGAAGTCTTCCTCCCCTGATCCTGTAAAGCCACCCCAGAGAGCTGCCTCGATCGCTGCAATGTCTGCTTCTTTCGAGCGGCCTAGACAAACTCTGATACCAAAGTCAATTAAAGGTACGCTAACATCCTCAGCAAGTAGTAGATACATTCCTACGTCGCAAACACAATTCTCTTACCTGCTATGTTCTTTTGATGTCAAGCGAGTCCTGAGGTAAAGAAACCACAATCTGAAGCAAGCAAACCCAAGCCAGAGGAAGATGCCAAGGAAAGTACCCCTGCCACGAAGGATGGGCAAACTGTGACTCCGACAATACAGGAAGATGTAAAGGAGGATCAGCCCGAAGACGAGGAAGGGCTTCCTACATATCCGTATGATCGCTTGAGGACATCTTCAAGCAATCCTGTCACAGACATTGATAGTACCAGGCGTGAGGTATGCTGCTGCTGTTCTTCTGACTCAATCATCTACAAGCCTCCTCCAAAACCTAACAGTCTAACACTACCGCACTGACACATTTATCTGCAGACGTATCTATCTTCGGCAGAGTTCAGGGAGAAGTTTGGCATGACAAAGGAGGCTTTTGCAAAGCTACCAAAGTGGAAGCAGAATAGGCTCAAGATCGCTCTTCAGCTCTTTTAAAATGTTATGCTGTCAAATATGCACTAGTTATGTCTTGCCTGTTGGTGAAAGCAAGGACGTTGAGATTGGTTTTCAAAGGCAAATCTCAAacacgaagatctctctcgcaCTCGTCGCAATGTTAAGAAGAGACATCGGTAAGTGTAAGCCTATCTGGGTCAAGGGGACCCTCGGTAGGCGTCGGAGGGGCTGGAGC from Triticum aestivum cultivar Chinese Spring chromosome 3B, IWGSC CS RefSeq v2.1, whole genome shotgun sequence includes these protein-coding regions:
- the LOC123072793 gene encoding villin-3 isoform X1, translating into MAAAAPGPASKHTFSSLLKQKSAKTSPPRSRGTMAISMRDVDPAFQGAGQKDGLEIWRIEKLQAVPVPRESHGKFFAGDSYIILKTTARKNGSFQHDIHYWLGKDTSQDESGTAAIKTVELDVALGGRGVQYREVQGNETEKFLSYFKPCIIPEEGGIASGFRHTEINEREHVTRLFVCRGKHTVHVKEVPFARSSLNHDDIFILDTKSKIFQFNGSNSSIQERAKALEVVQYLKDTNHEGKCDVAAVEDGKLMADADAGEFWGLFGGFAPLPRKTFSEPNGKDTAFPPKLLWVNKGQTVSVDCEVLTKALLDSTKCYLLDCGSEIYVWMGRETALEDRKQAGLAAEELLREGDRPKSHIIRLMEGFETVIFRSKFNKWPKKAEAVVSDESRGKVAALLKRQGFNVKAVAKSAPVKEEPLPQIDCTGNLQVWRVNDSEKTFLSFSEQCKFYSGDCYIFQYSYPGDDGEECLVGTWFGKKSIEEERAAATSLANKMVESLKFQAVLVRLYEGKEPIEFFPIFQNLVIFKGGASTGYKKFVSENGIQDDSYSENGVALFRVQGSGPDNMQAIQVDAVAPSLNSSYCYILHDGDTVFTWIGNLSSSMDQELAERQLDVIKPNLQSRMLKEGSEYDQFWKILGIKSEYSSQKIARDPESDAHLFCCTFLKGVLKVREIFNFTQDDMMTEDIFILDCHSCVFIWVGQNVDTKIRAQALSIGEKFLELDIPMENLSRETPLYVINEGSEPQFFTRFFTWDSAKTAMHGNSFERRLSILKDGIKPRRDKPKRRTTTSSHTGRSSVPDKSQRRSTSFSPDRVRVRGRSPAFNALAATFENSNARNLSTPPPVARKSFSKSSSPDPVKPPQRAASIAAMSASFERPRQTLIPKSIKASPEVKKPQSEASKPKPEEDAKESTPATKDGQTVTPTIQEDVKEDQPEDEEGLPTYPYDRLRTSSSNPVTDIDSTRRETYLSSAEFREKFGMTKEAFAKLPKWKQNRLKIALQLF
- the LOC123072793 gene encoding villin-3 isoform X2, encoding MAISMRDVDPAFQGAGQKDGLEIWRIEKLQAVPVPRESHGKFFAGDSYIILKTTARKNGSFQHDIHYWLGKDTSQDESGTAAIKTVELDVALGGRGVQYREVQGNETEKFLSYFKPCIIPEEGGIASGFRHTEINEREHVTRLFVCRGKHTVHVKEVPFARSSLNHDDIFILDTKSKIFQFNGSNSSIQERAKALEVVQYLKDTNHEGKCDVAAVEDGKLMADADAGEFWGLFGGFAPLPRKTFSEPNGKDTAFPPKLLWVNKGQTVSVDCEVLTKALLDSTKCYLLDCGSEIYVWMGRETALEDRKQAGLAAEELLREGDRPKSHIIRLMEGFETVIFRSKFNKWPKKAEAVVSDESRGKVAALLKRQGFNVKAVAKSAPVKEEPLPQIDCTGNLQVWRVNDSEKTFLSFSEQCKFYSGDCYIFQYSYPGDDGEECLVGTWFGKKSIEEERAAATSLANKMVESLKFQAVLVRLYEGKEPIEFFPIFQNLVIFKGGASTGYKKFVSENGIQDDSYSENGVALFRVQGSGPDNMQAIQVDAVAPSLNSSYCYILHDGDTVFTWIGNLSSSMDQELAERQLDVIKPNLQSRMLKEGSEYDQFWKILGIKSEYSSQKIARDPESDAHLFCCTFLKGVLKVREIFNFTQDDMMTEDIFILDCHSCVFIWVGQNVDTKIRAQALSIGEKFLELDIPMENLSRETPLYVINEGSEPQFFTRFFTWDSAKTAMHGNSFERRLSILKDGIKPRRDKPKRRTTTSSHTGRSSVPDKSQRRSTSFSPDRVRVRGRSPAFNALAATFENSNARNLSTPPPVARKSFSKSSSPDPVKPPQRAASIAAMSASFERPRQTLIPKSIKASPEVKKPQSEASKPKPEEDAKESTPATKDGQTVTPTIQEDVKEDQPEDEEGLPTYPYDRLRTSSSNPVTDIDSTRRETYLSSAEFREKFGMTKEAFAKLPKWKQNRLKIALQLF